A stretch of DNA from Brevibacterium ihuae:
GGTCGATGTCGGACAGCGACAGCCCGGCGCGGCCGAGCGCCTTCTCGACGGCGGGGACCGGGCCGATGCCCATCCGGTTCGGCTCGACGCCGGCCACGCCCCAGCTGACGAACCGGGCGAGCGGCTTGAGGCCGAGCTCCTCGGCCTTCGAGCGGGTCATGACGAGGGTCGCGGCCGCGCCGTCGTTCTGTCCCGAGGCGTTGCCGGCGGTGACAGTCGCCTCCGAGTCCTGCTTGCCCATGATCGGCTTGAGCTTCGACAGCGACTCGAGGTTGGCGTCCGGGCGGATGTGCTCGTCGAGCGTGATCTGCTGCTCGGGCTTCTTGCGGGTGGCCGGGATGGTGATCGGGACGATCTCCTCGGCGAAGGTCCCGTTGTCGGTGGCGGCCGCGGCGCGGCGGTGCGACTCGACGGCGAGCTCGTCCTGCTCCTGGCGGGAGATCCCGTACTCGCGGCGCAGGTTCTCCGCGGTCTCGATCATGCCGCCGGGCACCGGGTAGTGCTTGCCGCCGGCGGTGAGGCGGCCGCGCACGAGGCTGTCCTTGAGCTCGACGTTGCCGCCGCGGATGCCCCAGCGGATGTTCTCGTTGAAGAAGGCCGCGCGGCTCATGGTCTCGGCACCGCCGGAGATGACGACCTCGGCGCCGCCGGTGGCGATCGCGGAGACGCCGTCGATCACTGCCTGCAGCGCGGAGCCGCAGCGGCGGTCGACCTGGCGGCCGGGGACGGTGGTGGGCAGGCCGGCGTTGAGCGCGACGACGCGGCCGAGCGCCGGGGCCTCCATCTGCGGGTAGCACTGCCCGAAGATCACGTCGTCGATGACGTCCGGGGCGATGCCGGTGCGCTCGATGAGGGCCTTGACGACCTGGGTGCCGAGCTCTTCCGGGGCGATGTCCTTGAACTGGCCGCCGTAGGCGCCGACGGGGGAGCGCAGGGGTTCGCAGATGACGATGTCTTCGGACATGGGTGCCCTCCTGGAGGCGATGGGTGATGACGGGGGTGTGAACCGTATGTGTCTACTGTGTCACGCGCTATCTATACCTGTCCAGGGGGTAGTCGCGTTTGATTGATACTTCTTCGACGGGTAATCGGGTCGGCGACGACCGCCCGGAGTGCGGTCGGGCGAGAGGGGCGGGTGACGGGTTCCGGGTGTCGGGATCGGCCGGCGGTGCGCCCCGCCGGCGGTGCGGGGCCCTCAATCCGGTGCGGGGGAGTCCTCGGGCCGGCCGTCGGAACGGACGAGGGCCCGGTAGTGCGCGCACATGCCCGGGACGTAGGCGGGTTCGAACTCGATCTCGGCGGGGTCCGCGGTACCGGTGACGACGGCGG
This window harbors:
- a CDS encoding acetyl-CoA C-acetyltransferase — protein: MSEDIVICEPLRSPVGAYGGQFKDIAPEELGTQVVKALIERTGIAPDVIDDVIFGQCYPQMEAPALGRVVALNAGLPTTVPGRQVDRRCGSALQAVIDGVSAIATGGAEVVISGGAETMSRAAFFNENIRWGIRGGNVELKDSLVRGRLTAGGKHYPVPGGMIETAENLRREYGISRQEQDELAVESHRRAAAATDNGTFAEEIVPITIPATRKKPEQQITLDEHIRPDANLESLSKLKPIMGKQDSEATVTAGNASGQNDGAAATLVMTRSKAEELGLKPLARFVSWGVAGVEPNRMGIGPVPAVEKALGRAGLSLSDIDLIELNEAFAAQALACTREWNFGKADFERTNVNGSGISLGHPVGCTGVRILTTLVREMDRRGARYGLETMCIGGGQGLAAVFERIGA